A window of Candidatus Neomarinimicrobiota bacterium genomic DNA:
CTGCGCTTGGGGTGCTAAAACAGTAAAAAATATAAATCCTTCGAAGGCAAAAAAAGTTCGCCTTATTTCGGGAAGAAACTCACCTATATATTCATATGGAGAATCTAATATATCAATTGAAGCTGATCCTATGGAATTGGGCGAGCAAATATTGACAATTTGGAATGAACGTGTATCATCATTACGAGAAAAGTTTAAACATCTCAGGACTATTGTATTAGTAAAATCGAACGACCTATCTGAAGTGGTAGTATTCGAATATGATACCATACGATATGAACCAGAATTATTTACTTGGGCATGGAATAAAAATAAAAATTTGGAAGGCAATGATAAAATCACTAATTCACATAAATTTACTTGGCAACCTCATGGGTCTCAATTTACAATTATTGAAAAATTGCCATCAGATTTTTTAATAATAAATATCAAATTACCAAACAAGCTTGATAAGGACTTGATATTAGATGGGATTGGATTTGATAATAATTGGATTAAAGTGAGTACTTCAAATGGTTGATACATTTACAAGAGAAAAGCGTTCAGAAATAATGACTTCTGTAAAATCTTCCGGGAATAAATCAACTGAACTTAAACTTATAAAAACCTTTAAACTATACGGTATTAGTGGCTGGCGCAGAAAATATGGTTTATTTGGGAATCCTGATTTTGTGTTTCCGAAGAAAAGAATTGTTTTATTTGCTGATGGATGTTTCTGGCATGGTCATGACTGCAGAAAGCTAATTCCTGCTACTAATAAAAATTATTGGATAGAAAAGATATCACGAAATAAAAAACGAGACAAATTAGTTACAGAAAGTCTAATTGAAGATGGTTGGGATGTGTTAAGGCTTTGGGAATGTAAGATAAAACAAAAAATTTTAAGCCAAAAAGTTGTTACTAAATTATTATTTTGATCGGCTTTTAAGATAAGTTTTCCACGATATTATAGATTAAGAATTTATTGCATGGACTAATTCTCATCCTACCTTAGTAACCAATCTTTTGACCTGCTGAAATGAACATCCGTCGGCGTAATGATTACAAACCTATGCCGCGCCTTTCTCCCATGAAACTTCCGAAGTTGTATGCAGCCCGCCTCGAATCTTGAAATCGCCGTAAACTGTTACCATTTTAGGTTCCACAGCTTCCACGAAATCTCCGAGGATTCTGTTCACCACATGCTCATGAAAAATTCCCACATTGCGATACGACATCAGATAAAATTTCAGACTTCTGAGCTCCACACATTTTTTATCCGGCAAGTAGTTAATCGTTATGGTAGCAAAATCAGGAAGTCCGCTCTTCGGGCAGACGCAGGTAAATTCATCAGTGCTGATGTCGAGACCTACATCCGTTTCGGGATATTCGTATTCAAAAGTTTCTAAAATGTCCGGGCGGACCGAATCCGGCGACTTAAAATCGCCTATAATTTCTTTCTCTTTATCCTTCAACTCTCTGATTCCTCATCGTTATTAATATAGACTATCGGATCCTCAATTCCTGCATCTTTAAAGCCGTTTAGTCTCAGAACGCATGATTCACAAACTCCGCATGCTTTATCCTCATTTTTGTAACATGACCAACTCAGATCAAAAGGCGCTCCAAGTTCTATACCCTTTCTGATTACATCACCCTTGCTCATATGTATAAGCGGCGCTATAAGTTTGATTTTTGTCTCCGGTCGAGTACCGATTTCTATCATCTGATTGAATGCTTCAATAAATTCTTCCGTACAATCAGGATAGCCTGCGCTGTCTTCCTCCATCATCCCCACATAGATAGACGCGGCTCCCGTTGCCTCTCCCCACGAAACAGCGATTGAAAGAATATTAGCATTGCGAAACGGAACGTATGTCAGCGGAATACCTATATTCTTTCCACTGAAATCTTCCACAGGAATATTTTTGTCGGTAAGACTCGATGTACCGATTTTCCTTAGATGGTCAATATCCGCCACAAACCTCTTATCGATATTGTAATAATCGGCAATATGATGAAATGCTTCTAACTCACGTTTTTCCGTTAGGTTGCCATAATTGATGTGCATCAGAGCCAGCTCATGACTTTCCGCAGCCACTGCTGTTGCAACAGCTGAATCCAGCCCACCGGATACTGCCACTATTGCTAAATTTTTGTCAATCACTTTATCAATATCAATTTATTAAAAATGCTCACACCCCGAGAGTCTGTTCTCCCCAGATATATTTATGAATCTGCACATTCATCCGAACATCTATTTTATCATCTAACATCCATTTTGCTAACTCGGAGGGACTCAGCACACCGTGCACGGGAGAGAGATTAACGATAGTTTTTTCCTCAAGACCGTTTTCTTTGATAATATTCAAAGCCCACATGTAATCGGCTCTGTCTCCGATAACAAATTTCAGTTCATCACCCGGATTAAGTCTTGATAAGTTATCCCAATTGTTTTCATCCACCATAAGACTTGAAGGGGTCTTGAAGTCAATAATTTTTTTGACCCGCGGGTCAACTTCCTTAGTATCTATTGAACCGCCTGTCTCCAGTAACACTTCGTACTCCTTGTCGCAAAGCTTTTTCATTAAGGCGTAACACTCACCCTGCATCAGCGGTTCTCCGCCGGTTAATTCCACCAAAAGCGGACCGGCCTCTTTTACTTCAGCCATTATCTCTTTTATGCTTTTCTCTTCCCCGCCGAAAAACGCATACGCCGTGTCGCACCAGGCGCAGCGCAAATTACATCCGCTTAAACGAATAAAAACGCAAGGTAATCCCTGATAACTTGATTCTCCCTGAATACTCGTGTATATCTCGTATATCTTCAACAAATTTTGTTCATTCCTACGGTATAATCCAACCGAAAAAAAGGGGCGCAGCTTGCGCCCCTGAATACATTAACACCGTTATATTACTTATTCTTGTTACGAAATCTCATAGCTTCCACAACAGCAATAACCAATCCTATTTTTACCGCTGCGCCCGGTAGAAACGGTATGAATCCAAGTGATAGTGTTTTAGCAACAGCTCCATTCATTATAATCAATAACCAGAGGTTGCCTAAAAGAAAAATAGTTACCGTTCCTGCAATTAAGGCAATAATCAATCGACTTCGTTCTTTCGACTCTCCTAAGATTAACCCGACTACCTTGGGCGCAACAATAAACCCTGCAAGAAATCCGCCCGTAGCTCCTGATAACAATGCTAATCCTGATGTCATACCGGCAAATATTGGTAATCCGATAACTCCGGCTGATACGTATATAATCTGGGACATCGAACCTTTTCTACCACCGAGTATAACTCCTGAAAGGAGTACGACAAACGTTTGCATCGTAATAGGTATCGGTGTGAATGGCAGCGGGATACGAATAAGAGCGGCAATCGCGGTGAGAAGAGCAAATCCAGCCACAGGCAGACCGATTCTCAATATATCGCCCTGCTCTATTGTTTTCGCCTTCGTGAAAATTGATCTAATGTTCTGATTCAATTACTTCTCCTTCGTTAAAATGGCAGATCATCGTCGTCATCATCAATGTTGTCTGTTGATGCCGGCGGCTCCTGAGTTTTTGGAGGACCCCCGGCACTGCTTCCGCTGCCACCTTCTGCGCGCGAGCCGAGCATAGTTATAGTATCAGCAACGATTTCAGTCATATACTTTTTCTGCCCGTCCTGCTCCCACGAACGAGTTTGGAGCTTTCCCTCAATAGACACCAATTGACCCTTTTTGAGCCATTCCCCAACAAATTCTGCTTGTCGCCGCCAGGCAACGATTCTGTGCCATTCGGTCTTTTCCTTCTGATTACCGTCACTATCTTTCCATTTTTCTGATGTGGCAAGACTAATTTGTGCTTGTGCCGTGCCATTTGGGGTGTATTTCAGTTCAGGATCATTACCGAGGCGTCCGATTAAAATCACTTTGTTCATACTACTGACAGCATATGCCATAGCTTACTCCATTATATAATTTGAATTAAAAATTTACGAGATGATGAATAAAACAGCAAGCTATTTGCTTCCGGAGCTGAGGCTTCTAAGCATTTTATAGAGCAATTCATCTTCTTTTTCACCAACATTAATAAAAAGGGTCAATGCGGTTCTCGTTTTACCATGTGCTGCCGTAATAACTTCCTGCATCCCCTGGTTGCTGATAACATCAACTTTTATCTTGAGTAATGTGTCAATGAGATTTTCCGGCAGAAATTTTTCGTTCCAATCTGACGCCCAGACTCCTTTCTTTGTGTTTACTCCCAAATTTTCCGTCACCTTTATCCCTTCAGTGGTCAATTCCGAATCATAAACCCCGGTCATATCAGGAAATCGCTCTCCAAATTCATCAACGTTGGCTCCTACCAATGGATTGCTGCCTGAAAGGTTTATATGATCTTCCGCCCAAAACAACTGTTCTTCAATTGCGTCGCCCTTCAACTGTTCGCCTTTTCCAAAAACGATCAGTTCTTCAATACCTAACAGCTGTAGTAATCTTATGCCGAGAGCCTTGAGCCGCACATCATATCGAATTCCGGATTCAAACACCGGCTCTGTAACAACGAGCGCTCCCGGAGCTAATTCTCCGAAATAAATTCCACCGGCTCTGATCTTTTGGTCATCAAGACCGGGCAGGGTTGAATACTGAATGAAATTATCCGCGGAAAATTTTATAGTCGGTAGCTGGTTATTCCCGAGAAAAAACGCTCTATTACTTTCATATTGGAACCTACTTCGGATTGCCTCTGAGGCTGATAAAAACCGTTCGTAGAGGTTTAAATCATTCACTTTTCTCTTCAACTACGTCATCAGTAACGTCTTCGAAAGGACTGCTTTCGCTTTCGTTTTCAGGATCTGAAGCAGGAGATTCTTCCAAGTCGTCAACTATTTTTTCCTTGACCTCAGCTATCTCTTCCGCACTGTTTTCAACAATTCGAAACTCTTTTTCTTCGACGTTAACCTCGCCAAACATTTCCAACAGTTCAACCTGAGAACTTAGGATGCTCTTCAGTTTGACCGCAAATGAATCTCTTAAGACCGTTAATCTTGTAATCTCATCTTCAATTCTCGATGCTTTTTTTCTCGCACCTTCCAATATTTTATCGGCGTGAAGCTCCGCATCGCCCACAATAAGCTCCGCTTCCTTTCTGGAATTTTCCATTAAGCGGTCTGTGGTTTCTTTAGCGCTTACGAGAGTATCCTGAAGACTTTTTTCCACCCTTCTATACTCTTCTATTTCCTTTTCGAGGCGTTTGCTCTTTTGCTCAAACTCCCTGCGGTCTTGCTGCAATTTTTCAAATTCTTCCGCCGCAAGTTCGAGGAATGCCTGTACCTCGTACTTATCGTATCCGCGTATTCCTTTTTTAAATTCCCATTTCCGTATGTCAATCGGTGTAAGTTTCAATGGTAACCTCCAGCCTTACTTAAGCCTGAATCCGATATCGAGAAGGCTTTCGACAACGAATATATCAGCGAAATAAAGAATTAACATTGCCGCCATTGGTGAAAAATCCATTGCTCCACCCGGCAAATACTTTCTAATAGGTTCAAGAACCGGTTCGGTTACATTTATTAAAAAACTGTAATATTGGCTGCTTTTATCAACCTCAATCCACGAGATGACTGCCCGTATAATAAATAAGACGTATCCTACGCTTATAATCAAATCCAAAATCTTTCCGATTGCCACTAATAAATTGCCTATAACTACCATCTACCCTCCATCATTTACGCTCGCCGAAAAGCGCACGACCGATTCGAACCATCGTAGCGCCCTCTTCAATTGCTATTTCAAAATCGTTAGTCATTCCCATTGACAGACTTTTCATCTCTATACCGTCAATCTCAGATTTAGCCGCTTTGTCATAAAGCCGTTTCAATTTTTTAAATGCCGTTCGAATTTCATTCTCGTCATCCGTGTGCGGACCAATGGTCATCAATCCGTCGATATTTAGACCCGCGGTTTCGGATATTTCAGACAGAATGTCTATTACACTGTCCGGTTCTACTCCGAATTTAGTACTTTCGCCTGAAGTGTTCACTTCCAAAAGCAGTTCTTTCCCCACAGCGTTCTGGTCGGCAATCTTAGAGGCAAGTTTCAAGCTATCTACAGAATGTATCACATCGAATAGCTCCACAGCTTTTTTAACTTTATTGGTTTGCAGGTGACCAACCAAATGTTTTTTGAATTCTCCCTCCACTTCCGAAAATTTCCACGCCGCTTCCTGCACCCGATTCTCACCTATTTCCGTTATACCCTCGCTAATCGCTTCCCGAATAACCTCAGGACCTAATGTTTTCGTTATTCCGACCACCCTGACTTTTCCGGTCTCTCTACCGGAATGCTGCTCGGCTGCCCTCACTCTGTCAAGTGTGTGCCGTATATTGTCTATTATAGAAAACGTTGTAACATTCAATTTAGGTTACGTTAATATATTTTTATCTATCGCAAAAATCAAGCGGTTTGGGCTGCAACTATTCTTTCTTTTTAAGCACAATACGATTTTTTATGTCCTCCATCTGCCAACCCTCAACAGCCATTTCCTCTCGTAATTTATCAGCTTCTTCCCATTTTTTTGCGTTTCTTGCTGCGGCTCTTTGCTTAGCCATTTCTTGGATATGTGGAGGCGGTTTCCCTCCCCTTGTTTCAATAGTAATTTCTAATCCATCTGATATTCTTATGTTGTCATTTATTTCAATTTGTTCCATTGGGTTCAAGTTAAGTACTTGATCAAATTTTCCGAACGTTTCTATTATTTCCAAAGCGCTTTGTTTGCCTAATTTGCCCTTATCTCTTAACCGGTTCATCTCTCCAATCATACCAAATACAGCATTAAATGCTCCGGTAACATAAAGATTGTCGTCAAGTGCCTGCTCAAATTTTGAAGTGTATTCCGCTAGCTTTTCTTTGATTTTGACATTACTATTATCCCCTTCTACTCTTTTCATTGAAGCTAGGAAACTTTTTATCCTTTTGATCTTCCCATCGGCATCATTTAGCAGTTCGGCAGTCAAGTCAAGCTGTGAGCGGTAATGAGTGGATAATAGTGCAAGCCTTATTGCCTCTGGAGAATGTCCCTCCTCAATCAATTCATCCAATAGTTTGATGTTTCCCTGCGATTTCGACATTTTTTCACCATCTAAAATCAGGTGTGCGCAATGAACCCAATAACTGACAAACTTGCTTCCCGTGGCAGCTTCGCTTTGAGCAATTTCATTTTCATGATGGGGAAAAATGTTATCCACGCCACCGCAGTGAATATCTATCTGCTCGCCAAGGTGAGTCATAGACATTGCCGAGCATTCTATATGCCAGCCGGGGCGACCCTTTCCAAGCGAAGTTTCCCAAAAAATCCCCCCATCACTTTCTTTCCAGGCTTTCCAGAGCACGAAATCGCGCGCGCCGCCTTTTTCGTATTCATCGTCCTGAACTCTCTCGCCGGAACGCATATCTTCGGGATTAAGGTGTACAAGCTTTCCATAATCGGGATATTTATCTATCGAAAAATATATCGAACCGTCATCTGATTTATACGCAAATTCTTTTTCGAGGAGACTGGTGATTAGGGCAACCATTTCATCTATCGTCTCTGTCGCTCTCGGATAAAGATCCGCTTCTTTTATCTTGAGAGTTTTAAGTCCGCCTAAAAAATCTGTTTCATATTTCTTTGTGAATCTGTTCAGCTCTTCTAAATTTCCACCGGATGCGGCGATGGTCTTATCATCAATATCGGTGATGTTCATAACTAATTTTACCTTATATCCGCTGTACTCAAGATATCTTCTGAGAAGATCCTCAAACACATAGGCGCGGTAATTTCCAATATGAGGGTAATCGTAAACCGTTGGTCCGCAGGCATACATTTTCACTTCCCCCTTTATCAAAGGTGTGAATAATTCCTTCTTTCGAGTAAGGGTGTTATAAAGTTTTAGAGCCACATTTAATATTACCATATCTTAAATGCTTATACAAATAAAATATGAGACCAATTTAGTTTAAGCTTAGACTGATTATGATTATAATGGATTTAAGCTATATAATGATAAATTCTTAATGGTGTTGGTGCAATAACTTCATAAAGCTTACTATTGTTATTTAAAATTATATACATTATGTTGGTTTTATATTTTAATATATCTATACATAGTATATAATGAACATATTACGCCCATATTATTAGTTTATGTATAAACTATAAATCGGACTGAAAGCAGTAGCGAAAATTTTCTGTTTATTAGCTTATTAAGATAGGAATCTGTGAATAATTATTTTTTCAAATCTATAATACTACTATATATAGATATGATTAGTGAATTTAGTTTACATATAGTGTATTATAAACAAATAGCGTTTGAAATAACAGTTTATACATAAACCGTTATTCTATTCCTAATACATCAAGCAAAACAGCAAACTCAAATGCCTTTTCTCTTAGATAATCATATCTGCCCGATGCTCCCATATGACCTGCTCCCATTTTTGTTTCAAGTATCAGCAGGTTATCATCGGTCTTAAGCTCCCTCAGCTTCGCTGTCCATTTTGCCGGCTCCCAATATCCCACACGTGGGTCGTTCAAACCAGCCTTGATAAACATATTCGGATAATCCTTTTCGACCACATTATCATATGGAGAATATTTCACCATATAATCGTAATCTTCTTTTACTTTCGGATTACCCCATTCTTCCCACTCGATCGCCGTAAGCGGAATCGTTTCATCCAGCATAGTATTTATCACGTCCACAAACGGCACACTTGCGATAACCAGCTCAAATAATTCCGGCTTCATATTGGTAACGGCTCCCATCAGCAACCCGCCTGCGCTTCCGCCGGAGATAGCCAATTTATCTTTATTCGTATATTTTTCAGCTATCAAATATTCCGCACAAGCGATGAAATCAGTAAACGTATTTATCTTATTTTTCAACTTTCCGTCATCATGCCATACTCTTCCCATCTCTCCGCCGCCACGAATATGCGCTATTGCGTAAACAAATCCTCTGTCTAACAGCGACAATATATTCGAATCAAATGAGGGCTCTCTACTTGACCCATACGAACCGTAGCCATATAACAAGGCTGGACGGCTTCCATCTTTAACATAATCGTTCCGGTATACAATCGAAATCGGGATGCTTTTCCCGTCTGCAGCGGTGGCGAAAATACGACGCGTTGTATAATCCTTTTTATCATAACCGCCAAGCACTTCATATTCTTTTAAAAGCTTTTGTTCTTTGGTTCCCATATCATAATCATAGACGCTTTTCGGCGTGATCATTGAAGTGTAAGTGAACCGGAGTTCCTTTTTGTTAAACTCCCTGTTTCCTCTGGCGCTAAAAGTATATACGGGTTCAGGAAATTCAACATAATAGTGTGTTCCGCTATTCATATCTACTACGCGAATCTGTTTTAATCCCTCCTTTCGTTCATAGACCGCCATATGACCGGCAAACATATCAACGTAATCAATTTTCACATCCTCCCGATGCGGCAAAACCTCTTTCCAGTTTTCCTTGCCGGGATTATCGTCAGAAACTTCCATCAGTTTAAAGTTTAAAGCTTCGTCATTCGTCACTACATAGAATTTTTCCGCATGATGATAAACATAGTATTCCATCATATGTTGGCGTGGATGGAATATCTTGAATTCGCCCTCAGGCTCATCCGCAGAAAGATAACGGACTTCCGTTGTCGTGGCGCTACCCGACTTCAAAATCAGGAATTTTCCGTCTTTCGTTTTACCCGGGGAAAGGAAATATTGTTCATCTTTCTCGTGATAGACCAATTCGTCGGAATCTCCGCTTTCGCCGAGCTTATGCCTGAAGACCTTATCCGGTCGATGCGCCTCATTCAAAGTATTATAAAAGAGAGTTTTATTGTCGTTGCCCCATTCAATCGAATATCCGCCGATATTTTTTACTTCGTCAGGATAAAACTCTCCCGTTTCCAGGTTTTTTATGCGAAGTAAATATCGCTCTGATCCGGTGCTGTCAATGGTTACCGCCACCAGGTTATGATCCGGACTTACTTCAAACGCCCCGATTTCGAAAAAATCATATCCTTCAGCAAGCTTATTCTGGTCAAGCAAAACCTCTTCTTCGGCGTCCAGCGTGCCCTTTTTTCGCGCGTAGATAGGATATTGTTTTCCTTCCTCCGTACGATTGTAATAAAAATATTCTCCCCTTTTTTCCGGGACAGAAAGGTCTGTTTCTCTTATCCTTCCCACCATTTCTTTATATAGCGATTCCTGAAGCTCTTTGGTATGAGATGTCATTTCATCGGTATATTTATTTTCTGCATTCAGATATTCCATAACCCTGGGATTATCTTTATCCCTCAACCAATAATAATTATCTACCCGCTCATGACCGTGCAAAGTCTCTATTTTAGGTATTTTATCAGCAATCGGCGGTTGGGGCGTACGTGTTTTTGCTTTATCTGTCATTATATTTTCTCCAGCTGAACACCCAATTGAAACAATTACTATTGAAACCACAGATATTATCTCTGTTTTCATGAAATCCATTTTTTTAATTGATTATTTTTCCGGCAGCGTAGG
This region includes:
- the vsr gene encoding DNA mismatch endonuclease Vsr, with the protein product MVDTFTREKRSEIMTSVKSSGNKSTELKLIKTFKLYGISGWRRKYGLFGNPDFVFPKKRIVLFADGCFWHGHDCRKLIPATNKNYWIEKISRNKKRDKLVTESLIEDGWDVLRLWECKIKQKILSQKVVTKLLF
- the queF gene encoding NADPH-dependent 7-cyano-7-deazaguanine reductase QueF, with translation MKDKEKEIIGDFKSPDSVRPDILETFEYEYPETDVGLDISTDEFTCVCPKSGLPDFATITINYLPDKKCVELRSLKFYLMSYRNVGIFHEHVVNRILGDFVEAVEPKMVTVYGDFKIRGGLHTTSEVSWEKGAA
- the queC gene encoding 7-cyano-7-deazaguanine synthase QueC, with product MDKNLAIVAVSGGLDSAVATAVAAESHELALMHINYGNLTEKRELEAFHHIADYYNIDKRFVADIDHLRKIGTSSLTDKNIPVEDFSGKNIGIPLTYVPFRNANILSIAVSWGEATGAASIYVGMMEEDSAGYPDCTEEFIEAFNQMIEIGTRPETKIKLIAPLIHMSKGDVIRKGIELGAPFDLSWSCYKNEDKACGVCESCVLRLNGFKDAGIEDPIVYINNDEESES
- a CDS encoding radical SAM protein yields the protein MLKIYEIYTSIQGESSYQGLPCVFIRLSGCNLRCAWCDTAYAFFGGEEKSIKEIMAEVKEAGPLLVELTGGEPLMQGECYALMKKLCDKEYEVLLETGGSIDTKEVDPRVKKIIDFKTPSSLMVDENNWDNLSRLNPGDELKFVIGDRADYMWALNIIKENGLEEKTIVNLSPVHGVLSPSELAKWMLDDKIDVRMNVQIHKYIWGEQTLGV
- a CDS encoding biotin transporter BioY; translated protein: MNQNIRSIFTKAKTIEQGDILRIGLPVAGFALLTAIAALIRIPLPFTPIPITMQTFVVLLSGVILGGRKGSMSQIIYVSAGVIGLPIFAGMTSGLALLSGATGGFLAGFIVAPKVVGLILGESKERSRLIIALIAGTVTIFLLGNLWLLIIMNGAVAKTLSLGFIPFLPGAAVKIGLVIAVVEAMRFRNKNK
- a CDS encoding single-stranded DNA-binding protein yields the protein MAYAVSSMNKVILIGRLGNDPELKYTPNGTAQAQISLATSEKWKDSDGNQKEKTEWHRIVAWRRQAEFVGEWLKKGQLVSIEGKLQTRSWEQDGQKKYMTEIVADTITMLGSRAEGGSGSSAGGPPKTQEPPASTDNIDDDDDDLPF
- a CDS encoding DivIVA domain-containing protein, with the protein product MKLTPIDIRKWEFKKGIRGYDKYEVQAFLELAAEEFEKLQQDRREFEQKSKRLEKEIEEYRRVEKSLQDTLVSAKETTDRLMENSRKEAELIVGDAELHADKILEGARKKASRIEDEITRLTVLRDSFAVKLKSILSSQVELLEMFGEVNVEEKEFRIVENSAEEIAEVKEKIVDDLEESPASDPENESESSPFEDVTDDVVEEKSE
- a CDS encoding YggT family protein, whose product is MVVIGNLLVAIGKILDLIISVGYVLFIIRAVISWIEVDKSSQYYSFLINVTEPVLEPIRKYLPGGAMDFSPMAAMLILYFADIFVVESLLDIGFRLK
- a CDS encoding YggS family pyridoxal phosphate-dependent enzyme; the protein is MNVTTFSIIDNIRHTLDRVRAAEQHSGRETGKVRVVGITKTLGPEVIREAISEGITEIGENRVQEAAWKFSEVEGEFKKHLVGHLQTNKVKKAVELFDVIHSVDSLKLASKIADQNAVGKELLLEVNTSGESTKFGVEPDSVIDILSEISETAGLNIDGLMTIGPHTDDENEIRTAFKKLKRLYDKAAKSEIDGIEMKSLSMGMTNDFEIAIEEGATMVRIGRALFGERK
- a CDS encoding cysteine--tRNA ligase — its product is MVILNVALKLYNTLTRKKELFTPLIKGEVKMYACGPTVYDYPHIGNYRAYVFEDLLRRYLEYSGYKVKLVMNITDIDDKTIAASGGNLEELNRFTKKYETDFLGGLKTLKIKEADLYPRATETIDEMVALITSLLEKEFAYKSDDGSIYFSIDKYPDYGKLVHLNPEDMRSGERVQDDEYEKGGARDFVLWKAWKESDGGIFWETSLGKGRPGWHIECSAMSMTHLGEQIDIHCGGVDNIFPHHENEIAQSEAATGSKFVSYWVHCAHLILDGEKMSKSQGNIKLLDELIEEGHSPEAIRLALLSTHYRSQLDLTAELLNDADGKIKRIKSFLASMKRVEGDNSNVKIKEKLAEYTSKFEQALDDNLYVTGAFNAVFGMIGEMNRLRDKGKLGKQSALEIIETFGKFDQVLNLNPMEQIEINDNIRISDGLEITIETRGGKPPPHIQEMAKQRAAARNAKKWEEADKLREEMAVEGWQMEDIKNRIVLKKKE
- a CDS encoding S9 family peptidase, producing the protein MKTEIISVVSIVIVSIGCSAGENIMTDKAKTRTPQPPIADKIPKIETLHGHERVDNYYWLRDKDNPRVMEYLNAENKYTDEMTSHTKELQESLYKEMVGRIRETDLSVPEKRGEYFYYNRTEEGKQYPIYARKKGTLDAEEEVLLDQNKLAEGYDFFEIGAFEVSPDHNLVAVTIDSTGSERYLLRIKNLETGEFYPDEVKNIGGYSIEWGNDNKTLFYNTLNEAHRPDKVFRHKLGESGDSDELVYHEKDEQYFLSPGKTKDGKFLILKSGSATTTEVRYLSADEPEGEFKIFHPRQHMMEYYVYHHAEKFYVVTNDEALNFKLMEVSDDNPGKENWKEVLPHREDVKIDYVDMFAGHMAVYERKEGLKQIRVVDMNSGTHYYVEFPEPVYTFSARGNREFNKKELRFTYTSMITPKSVYDYDMGTKEQKLLKEYEVLGGYDKKDYTTRRIFATAADGKSIPISIVYRNDYVKDGSRPALLYGYGSYGSSREPSFDSNILSLLDRGFVYAIAHIRGGGEMGRVWHDDGKLKNKINTFTDFIACAEYLIAEKYTNKDKLAISGGSAGGLLMGAVTNMKPELFELVIASVPFVDVINTMLDETIPLTAIEWEEWGNPKVKEDYDYMVKYSPYDNVVEKDYPNMFIKAGLNDPRVGYWEPAKWTAKLRELKTDDNLLILETKMGAGHMGASGRYDYLREKAFEFAVLLDVLGIE